From Streptosporangiales bacterium, the proteins below share one genomic window:
- the pepN gene encoding aminopeptidase N, with protein sequence MNLTRADARERAHLLDVASYRVDLDLTTGDERFVSTTTVTFTCREPGAATFIDLCAPAIREITLNGTSLPVDGFDGMRIDLPDLAEHNELTVVADCAYSRTGEGLHRFVDPVDDRVYLYTQFETPDARRMYTCFDQPDLKATFELSVTAPAGWVAVSNTAPDVAGEPTGDGKERWHFPPTEPISTYITALVAGHYSHVHDEHDGIPLGWYCRQSLAEYLDPDELFEITKQGFDFFQRAFDYRYPFDKYDQLFVPEYNMGAMENAGCITYVENYVFRSRVTEAAREQRANTILHEMAHMWFGDLVTMRWWDDLWLNESFATYASTLAGSEATRFTAMWTSFATQMKGWAYRQDQLPTTHPISADAGDLITVMTNFDGITYAKGASVLKQLVAYVGQEEFFAGLRQYFKRHAWGNISLADLLTALEETSGRDLVAWSKEWLETAGINTLRPIVEVDDNGTFTAFSVRQEATAELPTLRPHRLAIGLYDRTDAGFARRRRVELDVTGADTAVPELVGERRPDLVLLNDEDLAYAKVRFDDHSLATLIAHADQLTESLPRALVWAAAWDMCRDGELPAREYVRLVLGNIGGIDDISVVELLLATTAVAVHSYADPSWRDAGREWAADVLHELARQAAPGSDSQLAFVKALATMAATGEQLDTVEGLLDGTVELPGLAVDTELRWHLLEKTVAAGRRGADAIDAELARDRTAAGEQHAAGCRAAIPTAAAKKAAWASVVERDELPNATQRAVLNGFQQATQVELVEPYVDRFLDAVAGIWETRSGIMAQQITEYLYPRLVISPATVEKTNRYLDEREPIPALRRSLLEGRDTIERALRARARDAEAS encoded by the coding sequence ATCAACCTGACCCGCGCCGACGCGCGGGAGCGGGCCCACCTGCTCGACGTCGCGTCGTACCGGGTCGATCTCGACCTCACTACCGGCGACGAGCGCTTCGTCTCGACGACGACCGTGACCTTCACCTGCCGCGAGCCCGGTGCCGCCACCTTCATCGACCTGTGTGCGCCCGCGATACGCGAGATCACCCTGAACGGCACGTCGCTGCCCGTCGACGGGTTCGACGGCATGCGCATCGACCTCCCCGACCTGGCCGAGCACAACGAGCTGACGGTGGTCGCCGACTGCGCGTACTCCCGCACCGGCGAGGGCCTGCACCGGTTCGTCGACCCGGTCGACGACCGCGTGTACCTGTACACGCAGTTCGAGACGCCGGACGCCAGGCGGATGTACACCTGCTTCGACCAGCCCGACCTGAAGGCGACGTTCGAGCTGTCCGTCACCGCGCCCGCGGGCTGGGTGGCGGTCTCCAACACCGCACCCGACGTCGCCGGTGAGCCGACCGGGGACGGCAAGGAGCGCTGGCACTTCCCGCCGACCGAGCCGATCTCCACGTACATCACCGCGCTGGTCGCCGGCCACTACTCCCACGTGCACGACGAGCACGACGGCATCCCGCTCGGCTGGTACTGCCGGCAGTCGCTGGCCGAGTACCTCGACCCGGACGAGCTGTTCGAGATCACCAAGCAGGGCTTCGACTTCTTCCAGCGCGCGTTCGACTACCGCTACCCGTTCGACAAGTACGACCAGCTGTTCGTGCCCGAGTACAACATGGGCGCGATGGAGAACGCGGGCTGCATCACGTACGTGGAGAACTACGTCTTCAGGTCCCGGGTCACGGAGGCCGCGCGGGAGCAGCGCGCGAACACCATCCTGCACGAGATGGCGCACATGTGGTTCGGCGACCTCGTCACCATGCGCTGGTGGGACGACCTGTGGCTGAACGAGTCGTTCGCCACCTACGCGAGCACGCTGGCCGGCTCCGAGGCCACCAGGTTCACCGCGATGTGGACCTCGTTCGCCACCCAGATGAAGGGCTGGGCGTACCGGCAGGACCAGCTGCCGACCACCCACCCGATCTCCGCCGACGCCGGCGACCTGATCACGGTGATGACGAACTTCGACGGCATCACGTACGCCAAGGGCGCGTCGGTGCTGAAGCAGCTCGTCGCGTACGTCGGCCAGGAGGAGTTCTTCGCCGGCCTGCGCCAGTACTTCAAGCGGCACGCCTGGGGCAACATCTCGCTGGCCGACCTGCTCACCGCGCTGGAGGAGACGTCAGGCCGCGACCTGGTCGCCTGGTCGAAGGAGTGGCTGGAGACCGCGGGCATCAACACGCTACGGCCGATCGTCGAGGTCGACGACAACGGCACGTTCACCGCCTTCAGCGTCCGGCAGGAGGCCACCGCGGAGCTCCCGACGCTGCGCCCGCACCGGCTCGCCATCGGGCTGTACGACCGCACCGACGCGGGGTTCGCCCGGCGCCGGCGGGTGGAGCTGGACGTCACCGGCGCCGACACCGCCGTGCCCGAGCTGGTCGGCGAACGCCGGCCCGACCTGGTGCTGCTGAACGACGAAGACCTGGCCTACGCGAAGGTCCGCTTCGACGACCACTCGCTTGCCACGCTGATCGCGCACGCCGACCAGCTCACCGAGTCGCTGCCCCGCGCGCTGGTGTGGGCGGCCGCATGGGACATGTGCCGCGACGGCGAGCTGCCGGCACGCGAGTACGTCCGGCTGGTGCTCGGCAACATCGGCGGCATCGACGACATCTCCGTCGTCGAGCTGCTGCTGGCCACCACCGCCGTGGCGGTCCACTCGTACGCCGACCCGTCCTGGCGCGACGCCGGCAGGGAGTGGGCGGCCGACGTGCTGCACGAGCTGGCCCGCCAGGCCGCCCCGGGCAGCGACAGCCAGCTGGCGTTCGTCAAGGCGCTGGCGACCATGGCCGCCACCGGCGAGCAGCTCGACACCGTGGAGGGTCTGCTCGACGGCACCGTCGAGCTGCCCGGCCTCGCGGTGGACACCGAGCTGCGCTGGCACCTGCTGGAGAAGACCGTCGCGGCGGGCCGTCGTGGTGCCGACGCCATCGACGCCGAGCTGGCCAGGGACCGCACAGCGGCCGGCGAGCAGCACGCCGCAGGCTGCCGGGCCGCCATCCCCACGGCGGCGGCGAAGAAGGCCGCCTGGGCGTCGGTCGTGGAACGCGACGAGCTGCCGAACGCGACACAGCGCGCGGTGCTCAACGGGTTCCAGCAGGCCACCCAGGTCGAGCTGGTCGAGCCGTACGTCGACCGGTTCCTCGACGCCGTCGCGGGCATCTGGGAGACCAGGTCGGGGATCATGGCGCAGCAGATCACCGAGTACCTGTACCCGCGCCTGGTGATCTCGCCGGCGACCGTCGAGAAGACCAACCGCTACCTCGACGAACGGGAGCCGATCCCGGCCCTGCGCCGCTCGCTGCTCGAGGGCCGCGACACGATCGAGCGCGCCTTGCGTGCTCGGGCCCGCGACGCCGAGGCGTCGTAG
- a CDS encoding OmpA family protein has translation MRQATRLLTVATAATAVLVGSSPAAAAPAPRVVELKPRVVELEPRIVDITPKKEKNTYTVDADVLFAFGSAKLTPDAKVVLDDVAGKLDADGARTAAVTGHTDSVGATAYNQRLSTKRARAVRAYLAGKTDGIGYSARGHGEKDPVAANEKAGKDNPAGRKKNRRVTISYAKR, from the coding sequence ATGCGCCAGGCCACCCGGCTGCTCACCGTGGCGACCGCAGCCACCGCAGTGCTCGTCGGCAGCTCGCCCGCGGCGGCAGCGCCGGCACCCCGGGTCGTAGAGCTGAAGCCGCGGGTCGTCGAGCTCGAGCCGCGGATCGTGGACATCACGCCGAAGAAGGAGAAGAACACCTACACCGTCGACGCCGACGTGTTGTTCGCCTTCGGCAGCGCGAAGCTCACCCCGGACGCGAAGGTCGTACTCGACGACGTCGCCGGCAAGCTCGACGCGGACGGTGCGCGCACGGCCGCCGTCACCGGTCACACCGACTCGGTCGGCGCGACCGCGTACAACCAGCGGCTGTCCACGAAGCGGGCCAGAGCCGTCCGCGCCTACCTCGCCGGCAAGACCGACGGCATCGGCTACAGCGCCCGCGGCCACGGCGAGAAGGACCCGGTCGCGGCGAACGAGAAGGCGGGCAAGGACAACCCCGCCGGACGGAAGAAGAACCGCCGCGTCACCATCAGCTACGCCAAGCGCTAG